The region CGAGTTCACCTGGACGCCGTAGCGGAACCGGCGGTGCTTGGGGTTCTCGATGCCGTACCGCTCACGGGTGATCCGGTCCCAGATGCGGCCGAAGGCGCGCATCTTGCACATCTCCTCGATGAAGCGGACGCCCGCGTTCACGAAGAAGGAGATCCGGGCCACCACATCGCCCTTACGGTCCTCGGGAACCTGGCCGGAGGCGAACACCGCGTCCAGGACGGCGATCGCCGTGGACATCGCGAAGGCGATCTCCTGCACCGGAGTGGCCCCGGCCTCCTGCAGGTGGTAGCTGCAGATGTTGATCGGGTTCCACTTGGGGATGTGGTTCACCGTGTACGCGATCATGTCGGTGGTCAGCCGCAGGCTCGGGCCCGGCGGAAAGACATGCGTACCGCGCGAGAGGTACTCCTTGACGATGTCGTTCTGCGTCGTCCCCTGGAGCTTGCCGATGGCGCTCTGGTCAAGGCCCTGCTCCTCCGCGACGACCTGATACAGCGCCAGCAGCCACATCGCGGTCGCGTTGATGGTCATGGAGGTGTTCATCCGCTCCAGGGGGATCTCCTGGAACAGCCGCCGCATGTCGCCCAGATGGGAGACCGGGACCCCGACCCGGCCCACCTCGCCGCGGGCGAGGATGTGGTCGGGGTCGTAGCCGGTCTGGGTGGGCAGGTCGAAGGCGACCGAAAGCCCGGTCTGGCCCTTGGCCAGGTTGCGCCGGTACAGCTCGTTGGACGCCTCGGCGGTGGAGTGCCCGGCGTAGGTGCGCATCAGCCAGGGCCGGTCCTTGGGGCGGGGTGTGCCACTCATCAGATGTCCCGGCTGTGCTTGTTGGTCCGCGCCGAGGAGTCGTCACGGCTGTGCTTGTTGGTCCGCGCCGAGGAGTCGTCCCGGCTGTGCTTGTTGGTCCGCTCCGACGAGTCGTTACGGAACAGATTGATGCCGTCGATGTGCTGCTCGCGCATCGCCTGGTCGCGCACGCCCATGCCCTCCTCGGGGGCCAGGCACAGCACGCCGACCTTGCCCTGGTGGAGGTTGCGGTGGACGTCATGCGCGGCCTGTCCGGTGTCTTCCAGCCGGTAGGTCTTGGACAGCGTCGGGTGGATCTTGCCCTTGGCGATCAGGCGGTTGGCCTCCCACGCCTCGCGGTAGTTGGCGAAGTGCGAGCCGATGATCCGCTTGAGCTGCATCCACAGGTAGCGGTTGTCGTACTCGTGGGTGTAGCCGGAGGTCGACGCGCAGGTGACGATCGTGCCGCCCTTACGGGTGACATAAACGGACGCGCCGAAGGTCTCCCGGCCCGGGTGCTCGAAGACGATGTCCACGTCCTCGCCGCCGGTCAGCTCGCGGATCTTCTTGCCGAACCGCTTCCACTCGCGCGGGTCCTGGGTGCCGTCGTCCTTCCAGAACTTGTAGTCCTCGGCGGTGCGGTCGATGATCGCCTCGGCGCCCATCCGCCGGCAGATCTCGGCCTTCTGCGACGAGGAGACCACGCAGATCGGGTTGGCGCCGCCGGCCAGCGCGAACTGGGTGGCGTAGGAGCCGAGCCCGCCGCTCGCGCCCCAGATCAGGACGTTGTCGCCCTGCTTCATCCCGGCGCCGTTACGGGAGACGAGCTGCCGGTAGGCGGTGGAGTTGACCAGGCCCGGGGCGGCCGCCTCCTCCCAGCTCAGATGCTTGGGCTTGGGCATCAGCTGGTTGGACTTGACCAGGGCGATCTCGGCGAGCCCGCCGAAGTTGGTCTCGAAGCCCCAGATGCGCTGCTCGGGGTCGAGCATGGTGTCGTTGTGGCCGTCGGAGCTCTCCAGCTCGACCGACAGACAGTGCGCGACGACCTCGGCGCCCGGCTGCCAGGCGTTCACACCGGGTCCGGTGCGCAGCACGACGCCCGCGAGGTCGGATCCGATGATGTGGTACGGCAGATCGTGCCGCTTGGCCAGGGGGGAGAGCTTGCCGTACCGCTCCAGGAAACCGAAGGTCGGCAGCGGTTCGAAGATCGAGGTCCACACGGAGTTGTAGTTGACCGAGCTGGCCATCACGGCGACGAGTGCCTCGCCGGGGCCGAGCTCCGGCACCGGCACCTCGTCCACGTGCAACGACTTGCGGGGGTCCTTCTCCCGGGTGGTGAGGCCCGCGAACATCTCGGCCTCGTCCTTGCGCACGGTCACCGCGCGGTACGACTCGGGGATGCGCAGTGCCGCGAAGTCCTCGGGTGCTGTGTCCGACGCCAGGATCGCGTCAAGTATCTCGTTCATCGGTGCCTCCGGCGAAGCGTCCAGAAAGGACGCCTGAGGGAACGCTGGGCTCGTGAC is a window of Streptomyces violaceusniger Tu 4113 DNA encoding:
- the ccrA gene encoding crotonyl-CoA carboxylase/reductase, which gives rise to MNEILDAILASDTAPEDFAALRIPESYRAVTVRKDEAEMFAGLTTREKDPRKSLHVDEVPVPELGPGEALVAVMASSVNYNSVWTSIFEPLPTFGFLERYGKLSPLAKRHDLPYHIIGSDLAGVVLRTGPGVNAWQPGAEVVAHCLSVELESSDGHNDTMLDPEQRIWGFETNFGGLAEIALVKSNQLMPKPKHLSWEEAAAPGLVNSTAYRQLVSRNGAGMKQGDNVLIWGASGGLGSYATQFALAGGANPICVVSSSQKAEICRRMGAEAIIDRTAEDYKFWKDDGTQDPREWKRFGKKIRELTGGEDVDIVFEHPGRETFGASVYVTRKGGTIVTCASTSGYTHEYDNRYLWMQLKRIIGSHFANYREAWEANRLIAKGKIHPTLSKTYRLEDTGQAAHDVHRNLHQGKVGVLCLAPEEGMGVRDQAMREQHIDGINLFRNDSSERTNKHSRDDSSARTNKHSRDDSSARTNKHSRDI